The following are encoded together in the Salvia hispanica cultivar TCC Black 2014 chromosome 6, UniMelb_Shisp_WGS_1.0, whole genome shotgun sequence genome:
- the LOC125193245 gene encoding uncharacterized protein LOC125193245 produces MDCALRIAPSSPKVSSLHHRLHTNSRVLHRIGYGIPCNDAVFLTSSSFASPARVVQCNVRRISSLESLFCYDKPIPEEIIEKPVGLALTEKDVGDNPRCSSCFSKGATLCATCSGSGLYVDSILESQGIIVKVRCLGCGGTGNTMCSECGGRGHL; encoded by the exons ATGGACTGTGCTCTGAGAATCGCCCCTTCTTCGCCCAAGGTTTCCTCCCTCCATCATCGTTTGCACACTAATTCGAGGGTTCTTCACAGGATAGGTTATGGAATTCCCTGCAATGACGCCGTCTTTCTCACTTCATCCTCGTTTGCTTCTCCCGCTAGG GTTGTTCAATGCAATGTTAGGCGAATAAGTAGTCTAGAATCTCTTTTCTGCTATGATAAACCTATTCCTGAGGAGATCATTGAGAAGCCTGTTGGGCTTGCGTTGACCGAGAAGGATGTCGGAGATAATCCTCGATGCTCTAGTTGTTTCTCTAAAGGAGCGACTCTTTGTGCAACTTGTTCAGGGTCAGGCTTATATGTGGACTCTATCTTGGAGAGTCAAGGAATCATCGTAAAAGTTCGATGTTTAG GTTGTGGAGGAACAGGGAATACCATGTGTTCAGAATGTGGTGGCCGGGGTCATCTTTGA